One Pseudonocardia abyssalis DNA segment encodes these proteins:
- the pdxH gene encoding pyridoxamine 5'-phosphate oxidase produces the protein MTDQLAGMRVDYRSEGLEVEQLEPTWHGQLAAWLAAAEADGVVEANAMVLATAGEDGRPASRTVLCKGLDARGVVFYTNYTSAKSHDLRATRFASATFPWYLQHRQVHVRGTVEAVAAAETQAYWATRPRGSQLGAWASAQSVRVRNRRVLDDALAGVTQRFGEDPVPVPPHWGGWRIVPEQVEFWQGRTNRMHDRLRFEADRDRTWTVRRLAP, from the coding sequence ATGACGGATCAGCTGGCGGGCATGCGCGTGGACTACCGGTCCGAGGGGCTCGAGGTCGAGCAGCTCGAGCCGACCTGGCACGGGCAGTTGGCGGCGTGGCTGGCCGCGGCGGAGGCCGACGGGGTCGTCGAGGCCAACGCGATGGTCCTGGCCACGGCGGGGGAGGACGGCCGTCCGGCGTCGCGCACGGTGCTCTGCAAGGGCCTCGACGCCCGCGGTGTCGTCTTCTACACCAACTACACCTCGGCCAAGAGCCACGACCTGCGGGCGACGCGCTTCGCGAGCGCCACCTTCCCGTGGTACCTCCAGCACCGGCAGGTGCACGTGCGCGGGACCGTCGAGGCGGTCGCGGCGGCGGAGACGCAGGCCTACTGGGCGACGCGCCCGCGCGGGTCGCAGCTCGGCGCCTGGGCGTCGGCGCAGTCGGTGCGCGTGCGCAACCGCCGCGTCCTCGACGACGCGCTCGCCGGAGTCACCCAGCGCTTCGGCGAGGACCCGGTCCCGGTCCCGCCGCACTGGGGCGGCTGGCGGATCGTGCCCGAGCAGGTCGAGTTCTGGCAGGGCCGCACCAACCGCATGCACGACCGGCTCCGGTTCGAGGCCGACCGCGACCGCACCTGGACGGTCCGCCGCCTGGCCCCCTGA